One Phoenix dactylifera cultivar Barhee BC4 chromosome 8, palm_55x_up_171113_PBpolish2nd_filt_p, whole genome shotgun sequence genomic window carries:
- the LOC103713436 gene encoding acid phosphatase 1-like — translation MTSLAYKDHKSRPQSSQLEGIAERVKETAMELAVAIVLLAALVTSSHASSRVEDPPFPLPIHLLRPLSGSGAHRLSGVTCESWRVAVEANNMRGWKTIPRTCEGYVGHYMLGGLYRRDSAVVAGEAAKYAESLDLRADGKDVWVFDVDETTLSNLPYYARHGFGVELYNATSFNAWVMKGKAPALPESLELYKKLLSLGIKIVFLTGRTEDQRDITAHNLKMVGYHTWEKLLLKGLNVSGSSVAYKSGMRQKLEEEGYSVVGNIGDQWSDILGQPEGGRTFKVPDPMYYIS, via the exons ATGACGAGCCTCGCCTATAAAGACCATAAGTCCAGGCCCCAAAGTTCGCAGTTAGAAGGTATAGCGGAGCGGGTGAAAGAGACCGCAATGGAGCTTGCCGTCGCCATCGTCCTCTTGGCCGCCCTCGTGACTTCGTCCCACGCTTCTTCGCGCGTGGAAGACCCCCCATTCCCGCTCCCCATCCACCTCCTGCGCCCCCTGTCCGGCTCCGGTGCGCACCGGTTGAGCGGCGTGACGTGCGAGAGCTGGCGCGTCGCGGTGGAAGCCAACAACATGCGGGGGTGGAAGACCATCCCCCGCACCTGCGAAGGGTACGTCGGCCACTACATGCTCGGCGGTCTCTATCGCAGGGACTCGGCAGTTGTCGCCGGGGAGGCCGCGAAGTACGCCGAGAGCCTCGACCTCCGCGCCGACGGGAAGGACGTCTGGGTCTTCGACGTCGATGAGACCACCCTATCCAATCTCCCTTACTACGCTCGCCACGGCTTTGG GGTCGAACTGTATAATGCTACATCATTCAATGCATGGGTGATGAAGGGGAAAGCACCTGCGCTGCCAGAAAGTTTGGAGCTATATAAGAAATTGTTGTCTCTAGGCATCAAAATTGTATTCTTGACGGGTAGAACCGAGGATCAAAGGGACATCACGGCTCATAATCTCAAGATGGTCGGATATCATACATGGGAAAAACTCCTGCTAAA AGGGTTAAACGTGAGTGGCTCGAGCGTGGCGTATAAGTCGGGTATGAGGCAGAAATTGGAAGAGGAAGGTTATAGCGTTGTTGGAAACATTGGAGATCAGTGGAGTGATATCTTGGGGCAACCAGAGGGTGGTCGTACTTTCAAGGTTCCTGATCCAATGTACTACATTAGTTAG
- the LOC103713435 gene encoding acid phosphatase 1-like, with amino-acid sequence MGLLRFLPLLLVLSAIASAAASQSVLRMVSEGPPCGDGDDLYCDSWRLSEETNNAGYWKTIPARCLQFVAEYMNGDRFASDSAVVAAESLAFAQTVQVVGDGKDVWIFDVDETLLSNLPYYAVNGYGSEDFNETTFDEWVNLAKAPALPASLRLYEELLGLGFQVVLLTGRVEAQRNVTAENLSFAGYHSWNRLILREDSDIGKKAVRYKSGRRAELEAQGYRIHGNSGDQWSDLLGSPMAMRSFKLPNPMYYIQ; translated from the exons ATGGGATTACTTCGAttccttcccctcctcctcgtcctctcCGCCATCGCCTCCGCGGCCGCCTCCCAATCCGTCCTCCGGATGGTCTCTGAGGGCCCGCCTTGCGGCGACGGCGACGACCTCTACTGCGACAGCTGGCGGCTCTCCGAGGAGACCAACAACGCCGGCTACTGGAAGACGATTCCGGCCAGATGCCTCCAGTTCGTGGCGGAGTACATGAACGGCGATCGCTTCGCATCGGACTCCGCCGTAGTCGCCGCCGAGTCCCTGGCCTTCGCCCAGACCGTTCAGGTCGTCGGCGACGGGAAGGACGTCTGGATCTTTGACGTCGATGAGACGCTGCTCTCCAACCTCCCCTATTACGCCGTCAACGGATACGG GTCAGAGGATTTCAACGAGACGACATTCGATGAGTGGGTGAATCTGGCAAAGGCGCCGGCTTTGCCGGCGAGTTTGAGGCTGTATGAGGAGCTCCTGGGTCTAGGATTTCAGGTGGTCCTTCTGACCGGCCGTGTCGAGGCTCAAAGGAATGTCACTGCAGAGAATCTATCGTTCGCAGGATACCATTCTTGGAATAGGCTCATTTTGAG GGAAGATTCTGATATTGGCAAGAAAGCAGTGAGATATAAATCAGGGAGACGGGCAGAGTTGGAAGCTCAAGGATACAGGATCCATGGGAACTCTGGGGATCAATGGAGTGACTTGTTGGGTTCACCTATGGCCATGCGATCCTTCAAACTCCCCAATCCCATGTACTACATTCAATGA
- the LOC103713434 gene encoding leucine-rich repeat extensin-like protein 4: MQSLWLLPLLAFLHLSFPKSSANIGIGGRVGVWINGRGITTTTHTQAPPPRASDPGPSREYIVLQAWKSAMTEDPSGILSSWVGPDVCSYRGIFCSDPPEEMSSSTASSVVAGIDLNHANLKGSLVKELSLLTHLSVIHLNSNSFSGTVPDSFKEFQYLSELDLSNNRLSGPFPTAVLLIPNLKYLDLRFNSFSGEVPDEVFEKDLDAIFLNNNQFGGQIPMSVWGSPATVITLANNKFSGSIPASFGYTGARIREILFLNNKLTGCIPEGLGYLSGIEVLDLSFNALTGHLPDSLSCLTGMEVLNIAHNQLTGELSDLVCDMKRLVNLTLSYNFFSGFSQDCAGLFFRNVGFDFAGNCVPGGHMQRPPPECMGVSWGGLSCLRIPFTKPIACAAGAIMGQVGGMVGIPFPFPASLPPSVP, from the coding sequence ATGCAGAGCCTTTGGTTGCTCCCTTTGCTTGCATTCCTCCACCTCTCCTTCCCCAAATCCTCGGCTAACATTGGAATTGGTGGTCGTGTCGGAGTCTGGATCAACGGGAGGGGCATCACTACCACCACCCACACCCAAGCCCCACCGCCCAGAGCCTCAGATCCCGGCCCTAGCAGGGAGTACATAGTCCTCCAAGCGTGGAAATCAGCCATGACGGAGGACCCATCTGGAATTCTAAGTTCTTGGGTTGGCCCTGATGTGTGCTCCTATAGAGGTATCTTCTGCTCAGATCCCCCTGAAGAGATGTCGTCATCCACTGCCAGTAGTGTGGTGGCGGGCATAGATCTCAACCATGCCAACCTCAAGGGATCTCTGGTGAAGGAGCTCTCCCTCCTCACCCACCTCTCCGTCATCCACCTCAACAGCAACAGCTTCTCAGGCACCGTCCCGGACTCCTTCAAAGAGTTCCAGTACCTCTCAGAGCTGGATCTCAGCAACAACCGCCTCTCAGGGCCTTTCCCAACCGCAGTTCTCCTCATCCCAAACCTCAAGTATCTGGATCTCAGGTTCAACAGCTTCTCAGGGGAGGTCCCAGACGAGGTCTTTGAGAAGGACCTGGATGCCATCTTCCTCAACAACAACCAGTTTGGAGGCCAGATCCCCATGAGCGTCTGGGGCTCTCCTGCTACTGTGATCACCCTGGCTAACAACAAGTTCTCAGGGTCCATTCCTGCTAGCTTTGGCTACACGGGTGCTAGGATTAGAGAGATCCTCTTCCTCAACAACAAGCTCACAGGCTGCATTCCAGAGGGACTTGGCTATCTATCAGGGATAGAGGTCCTGGACTTGAGCTTCAACGCACTCACAGGTCACCTCCCTGACTCTCTGTCGTGCCTCACTGGGATGGAGGTGCTTAATATAGCACACAACCAGCTAACAGGGGAACTTTCTGACTTGGTTTGTGATATGAAGAGACTTGTAAACCTTACGTTGTCTTATAACTTCTTCTCCGGGTTCAGCCAAGATTGTGCAGGGCTCTTCTTCAGGAATGTGGGGTTTGATTTTGCTGGGAATTGTGTACCTGGGGGGCACATGCAGAGGCCTCCACCCGAGTGCATGGGAGTGTCTTGGGGTGGTCTCAGCTGCCTGAGGATCCCATTCACAAAGCCTATAGCTTGCGCTGCAGGAGCCATCATGGGTCAAGTGGGTGGAATGGTTGGGATCCCATTTCCCTTCCCCGCTTCACTGCCTCCTTCCGTGCCATGA
- the LOC103713433 gene encoding uncharacterized protein LOC103713433, translated as MGKGLEETFRGAPSPQAEDADELRESASLSNDSSDSMFSSSSNLTDDATSSSPKSFSPSSNSSKLNSDGPLFELSSLMAQLPIRRGLSKYFQGKSQSFTSLSDARCIDDLAKKETPYKKRMKPCKSYAGGFDASQKPCYTPGPCNKTIAKKTSRGSSGSLVARRSSSSLLSISKPPPIPVNKNM; from the exons ATGGGTAAAGGTCTCGAGGAAACATTTCGTGGAGCCCCGTCGCCACAAGCCGAAGATGCCGATGAGCTCCGCGAATCTGCGTCTCTCTCAAATGACTCCAGCGACTCCATGTTCTCATCTTCATCTAATCTCACAGATGACGCAACTTCCTCATCTCCCAAGTCATTCTCGCCATCATCGAATTCATCGAAATTGAATTCGGACGGGCCTCTTTTCGAGCTATCTTCGCTCATGGCTCAGCTTCCTATCAG GAGAGGGCTGTCTAAATACTTTCAAGGGAAATCACAGTCCTTTACATCCCTGTCCGATGCTAGATGCATAGATGATCTTGCCAAGAAAGAGACCCCTTACAAGAAGAGGATGAAACCATGCAAGAGCTATGCAGGAGGTTTCGATGCAAGCCAAAAGCCATGCTATACACCAGGGCCTTGTAACAAGACCATAGCAAAGAAAACTTCCAGGGGTTCAAGTGGTTCTCTAGTTGCCAGGAGAAGCAGCAGTAGCCTTTTATCTATTAGCAAACCACCTCCCATACCTGTGAATAAGAAcatgtaa